From Gimesia panareensis, the proteins below share one genomic window:
- a CDS encoding CocE/NonD family hydrolase codes for MRKLAPACLWMVLCLVLCPALSAQEAPPIKFEKGVTEKHVMIPMRDGVKLSAYLYFPKGKGPWPVLMEQRYASLRGKGSRLSFAEMAGHDYVVCVVNFRGSQISEGTWVGYRDLQWGEKRDGYDVVEWLAKQPWSTGKIGTFGSSQGGYAQNYLAVTQPPHLVCQFMIDTGLSLYHEGYFIGGAAKPERFKGMDAVCRVAAHNRALMEEWFSHPDYDEYWKDEDCTLHFDKMNVPCFTVGSWYDFMCVGSIQSYIGRQHKGGPNSRGHQKLYIGPWLHGRTNKGNKVAEMLYPENANFDVIAEMIRWFDHYLKGKQNGIEADPNVRYYVMGAVGEPGAPGNVWRSANDWPIPVKETPYYLQAGGKLSTTKPSTSGSFTQLIADPLHPAKIEGRGFPGARDARVVEEQENVLTFTTDTLTEAVEWTGNVKAELLVSSSAKDTDFIVRVSDVYPDGRSILIIDMIRRARYRDGFEQQVFMEPGKVYKVGFNIGWLSQIFNKGHKIRVTVASTGAPFYEPNPNTGEPITIEFPDKVVVAKNKIHHSSGQASRILAPVNPGK; via the coding sequence ATGCGAAAACTGGCCCCTGCCTGCCTGTGGATGGTTTTGTGTCTCGTTCTCTGTCCTGCCCTGTCCGCGCAGGAAGCCCCGCCCATCAAATTTGAAAAAGGGGTCACCGAAAAACACGTGATGATCCCGATGCGGGACGGCGTGAAACTCTCCGCCTACCTCTATTTTCCTAAAGGGAAAGGCCCCTGGCCGGTACTGATGGAGCAGCGGTACGCCAGCCTGCGAGGCAAGGGTTCGCGGCTCTCCTTCGCTGAAATGGCCGGGCACGATTATGTCGTCTGTGTGGTGAACTTTCGGGGCTCCCAGATCTCCGAGGGAACCTGGGTCGGCTATCGCGATCTGCAGTGGGGAGAGAAACGGGACGGTTACGATGTCGTCGAATGGCTGGCGAAACAGCCCTGGTCGACCGGCAAGATCGGGACCTTTGGCAGTTCCCAGGGAGGATATGCTCAGAACTATCTGGCGGTCACACAGCCGCCGCATCTGGTCTGTCAGTTCATGATCGATACGGGGTTGAGCCTCTATCATGAAGGGTATTTCATCGGCGGTGCCGCGAAACCGGAACGCTTCAAGGGGATGGATGCCGTCTGCCGCGTGGCGGCTCACAACCGGGCCCTGATGGAGGAATGGTTCTCACACCCCGATTACGATGAATACTGGAAAGACGAAGACTGCACGCTGCACTTCGACAAGATGAACGTCCCCTGCTTCACGGTTGGAAGCTGGTACGACTTCATGTGCGTCGGCTCAATTCAGAGTTACATCGGGCGCCAGCACAAAGGGGGGCCGAATTCCCGCGGTCACCAGAAACTGTATATCGGTCCCTGGCTGCATGGACGTACCAACAAGGGCAACAAAGTTGCCGAGATGCTCTATCCTGAGAATGCGAACTTCGATGTCATTGCCGAGATGATCCGCTGGTTCGATCACTATCTGAAAGGCAAGCAGAACGGCATCGAAGCCGATCCGAATGTTCGTTATTACGTGATGGGTGCTGTCGGGGAACCGGGTGCGCCGGGCAATGTCTGGCGCTCGGCGAACGACTGGCCGATTCCGGTTAAGGAAACGCCCTACTATCTGCAGGCGGGAGGCAAGCTGTCGACCACGAAGCCGTCTACCTCAGGTTCATTCACCCAGTTGATTGCAGATCCGCTGCACCCGGCGAAAATTGAAGGTCGCGGCTTCCCAGGTGCCCGGGATGCACGCGTGGTGGAAGAACAGGAAAACGTGCTGACCTTCACCACCGATACGCTGACCGAAGCCGTCGAATGGACGGGGAATGTCAAAGCCGAACTGCTGGTGTCTTCTTCAGCCAAAGACACCGACTTCATCGTCCGCGTAAGTGATGTCTACCCCGACGGTCGTTCGATTCTGATCATCGATATGATCAGACGGGCCCGCTATCGGGATGGCTTTGAGCAGCAGGTATTCATGGAACCGGGCAAGGTCTACAAGGTCGGTTTTAACATTGGCTGGCTGAGCCAGATCTTCAACAAGGGACATAAAATCCGGGTAACGGTCGCTTCTACGGGAGCCCCCTTCTACGAACCCAACCCGAATACGGGTGAACCGATCACAATTGAATTCCCCGATAAAGTCGTCGTGGCGAAAAACAAAATTCACCACAGCAGCGGGCAGGCGTCGCGCATTCTGGCTCCTGTGAATCCCGGAAAATAA
- a CDS encoding NIPSNAP family protein, whose protein sequence is MMQQKQNNRREFLAGTMGAAVALGMGQTAPAAEEKPKQQYYELRTYRIATEKNQQVVSDFLKNALLPALGRAGIHQVGVFKEIDSKDDHSLYVLIPFQSLDQLASLNDKLEADTAYHKAAADYFALPKEEAPYSRIESHLMKAFKGMPVLEVPKGKGPHLFELRTYESHNANLARLKVDMFNSGEIDIMRDVLLSPVFYGEMLIGAGVPNLTYMLAGPNKEEHDEHWKGFINHPEWDKMKKMDKYKGTVSKITKWYLEPLPYSEIQ, encoded by the coding sequence ATGATGCAGCAGAAACAGAACAACCGACGCGAGTTCCTGGCAGGTACCATGGGTGCCGCTGTAGCTTTGGGAATGGGGCAGACCGCTCCTGCAGCGGAAGAGAAGCCGAAACAGCAGTACTATGAACTGCGTACGTACCGGATTGCCACTGAAAAGAATCAGCAGGTCGTCAGTGACTTTCTGAAGAATGCCCTGCTGCCCGCCCTGGGACGTGCCGGCATTCACCAGGTGGGCGTCTTTAAAGAAATCGATTCCAAGGACGATCATTCACTGTACGTACTGATCCCGTTTCAATCCCTCGACCAGCTGGCCAGTCTGAATGACAAACTGGAAGCGGATACCGCTTACCACAAAGCCGCGGCTGACTATTTCGCACTGCCGAAAGAAGAGGCGCCCTACAGTCGGATCGAAAGCCACCTGATGAAAGCTTTCAAGGGGATGCCCGTCCTGGAAGTTCCCAAAGGCAAAGGACCGCATCTGTTCGAACTGCGCACCTATGAGAGCCACAATGCCAATCTGGCCCGCCTGAAGGTGGACATGTTCAACTCTGGTGAGATCGACATCATGCGGGATGTCCTGCTGTCTCCGGTCTTCTACGGCGAGATGCTGATCGGCGCCGGTGTTCCCAACCTGACCTACATGCTCGCCGGACCGAATAAGGAAGAACACGACGAACACTGGAAGGGCTTCATCAATCATCCGGAATGGGACAAGATGAAGAAAATGGACAAATACAAAGGCACTGTATCCAAGATCACAAAATGGTATCTGGAGCCGCTGCCCTACTCTGAAATTCAGTGA
- a CDS encoding RNA polymerase sigma factor, producing MPDKQAKNWSAEIEAVYLREGRELWALLYAQCSDSDRAYDALQEAFVRLQNQEVKSIRNIRAWVLTVAQNWLRDYARRQNHAAKPADFLDNIVGKPADPSEDLQKNETNSRIRQALQQLRAEDREVLVLRYALGWSSKRMSIALNTSTSAIDMRLSRARKRLCEELEKVGIDHETV from the coding sequence ATGCCTGATAAGCAGGCCAAGAACTGGTCGGCAGAGATAGAGGCGGTCTATTTGCGTGAAGGTCGAGAGCTTTGGGCTTTATTGTATGCCCAATGTTCCGATTCGGATCGCGCATATGACGCGCTGCAGGAAGCGTTCGTACGTTTACAAAATCAAGAAGTAAAGTCAATTCGAAATATCCGGGCCTGGGTTTTGACTGTTGCTCAAAACTGGTTGCGTGACTATGCACGACGGCAGAATCATGCAGCTAAGCCCGCTGATTTTTTAGATAATATTGTGGGAAAACCTGCTGATCCCTCTGAGGATCTGCAGAAAAATGAGACTAACAGCCGAATCCGGCAAGCACTTCAACAACTTCGAGCCGAGGACCGCGAGGTACTCGTACTTCGTTATGCACTAGGATGGTCGTCAAAACGAATGTCGATTGCACTGAATACGTCAACTTCAGCCATCGACATGAGGCTTTCTCGCGCCAGAAAGCGTCTTTGTGAAGAGTTGGAAAAAGTGGGGATTGATCATGAAACCGTATGA